CCGAACCCTGAATGAGTTTCGTACAATCAAAGAAATAGAGGACCTTGTTGTTGGCCACTTTAATGGCGTAAATATTAAAATAAAAGATGTTGGAAATGTTTATCGTACAAGCAAAGAACGTGAAATTATTACGCGAATTAAAGGTACGGAAAGCGTTGAGATTGAAATTTATAAAGAAGCAGATGCCAATATCGTAAACGTGGCCAACAGGGTGAAAGACCGTTTGTATGGTACTTTTGAGCAAGAAGCTTTTGTTGCTGAAATGAAAGCCAGGGAAAAGAGAGAAAAGGAACAAAAAGAAAAACAGGAAGCTGAGAAAAAAGAAGGAAAAGAAGAAGACAAAAAATCGGCTGAAAAGAAAAAAGAGAAGCGAGGAAGACAAGGCGGCAATCGTGGCAATGCTTTTATGAAAGCCCAAATGACGAACTTTTTGTCTTACACACTACCTGAAGGAATTTACATCGAGACTCTGTCCGATCAATCCGTTTTTATTGAAAACTCAGTAGATGAAGTTCAAAATACTGCTGTAATGGGCGGCCTACTTGCAATAGTTGTTCTATTTATTTTTCTAAGACGCCTTGCCCCAACAGTTATTATTGCTATCGCAATTCCCATCTCGATCGTGGCCACTTTTGCACCAATGAAAATATTTGATGTTACGCTTAATATTATGTCCCTTGGTGGTTTGGCCCTTGGGATTGGTATGCTGGTGGATAACTCGATTGTGGTACTTGAAGCAATTGCCCGTCGGCGCGAAGAAGGCGATGATTTAATAAGCGGCACTCTAAATGGCGTAAAAGAAGTTGGCGGTGCTGTGATTGCTTCAACACTTACAACAATTGCTGTATTTTTTCCAATTGTTTTTGTAGAAGGTGTAGCTGGGCAGGTTTTTGGGGATATGGCCTTGACGGTTGTCTTCTCGTTGCTGGCATCTTTAGCTGTTGCGCTTTTTCTTATCCCAATGCTCAGTTCACGACAAACATCGACATTTGTACGCGACGCCGAAACAGAGCGAATTCCAAAAAATTATATTCTTGATATAAAATCACGAGATGAGGTAAATAAGCTTTTTTCTGAAGATAATAATGAAACGTTCTTTTCTAAAGCAAACGTTTGGCTATACCAAATCGGCTTCGCCATTTTTACCTGGATAGTTAAATCACTTAAAATGGTCCTGGCTCTGATAATTGCATTAATTAAAATGGTGGTTGTCTTTGCTAGGATGGTGTTTACTCCAATTGGCTTTTTCGGGCGCTATATCAGAAAAGACTATCGATATACTGCAAAAGTAGTTTCGTTTGCTAAAACCAATAATTGGAAAATTTTAAAATTAAGCAATGATATTTGGGAAAATTACGCTGTTGTGAAATCGGCAGAAACTGTTGTTGGTGATTTAACCCGTTTTGGTAAGAAATTTAAACAAAGGTCAATTTTTAGAAATATAATTTCTGTTTTGTTTTCGCCACTAACTCTGTTTTTTCTAATTATTAAATATGTGCTTACAGTTTTGTTTGAGGTTGTGTTCAGACTGATTCATGCCTTTTTTATGCTCATTAGCCTGTTTGCAACTTTTATTTATATGATTTTTAGATTGCTATTTACGCCACTCACAAAGCTGTTGGTAAATATTTTTAATTTTATCTATGATAGAGTAGAAAAAGTTTATCCTGTTTTGTTGGAGAAATCACTTGCAAATAGTTATACGATTGTTGGCGCTGTTGCTGTATTGTTTTTTGTAACGGTTTACTTAATTGCACCACAACTTGGCAGTGAGCTAATCCCGGAAGTACACCAGGGTGAATTTTATGTAGAAATGACCTTGCCAATTGGCACACCGGTTGAAAAAACGGATGAGCGTGTTGCCGTAATTCAAAGTGATATTGAAAAAATTGAAGGCGTTTTAAAAGTTGCTTCTGTTGCCGGTACAGATAAGAGCGCTGCCTCTGATAGCGAAGAAGGGGAACACACGGCAAAACTGACAGTAACGGTTACGCCGGGATCCAATCTTGAAGAAACAGAGGAAGAAGTAATTAGCGGAATTCGTCGTGTTATTTCAAATTATTCGGGAGTGATTGCAAATATTGCCCGTCCTACTTTGTTTAGTTTTAAAACACCGATCGAGGTCCATGTAAAGGGTTTCAATTTAACAAAATTGCAAAAATACAGTTCTGACCTCGAGACAAAAATATCAAATATAAACGGTATTGTTGATGCTAAAGCAAATATTCAGCGTGGTAATCCTGAGGTGCAAATTTATTATAATCGCGAAAAAATTGCCCACCAGGGATTGAACGTTTTACAGGTCGCATCAATTGTGCGAAATAAGGTGCGCGGCGATATTGCAACCGAATTTAAAGAGGAAGACCGTAAAATTGATATCCTTGTCCGTTTGCGTGAAAAGGATAAAGAAAGCATTGATAACCTGCGCAGGTTAAACATAAATCCAGGTTTAGATAAACCTGTTCCGCTTTATGCAGTGGCTGATATTCGTATTAATGAAGGACCTTCGGAAATACGGCGTGTTGGTCAACAGCGAACAGCTGTTATTTCTGCAAATATATTACCAGGCTTTGATTTAAAAAATATAAATGATCTTATTTTTAATGAACTTATCGGTTTAAATTTGCCGAATGATTTTACTTTCGAGCTGGCCGGTCAAAACAAAGAAATGGAGACTTCTCTAAATAGTTTGTTGATGGCATTGGCTCTGGCAATTTTTCTTGTTTACATCGTAATGGCCTCTCAGTTTGAATCACTGGTTCATCCGTTTGTAATTATTTTTACAATTCCTTTAGCACTGATTGGTGTTATCATATTTCTTTATTTACTGAATATCCCGCTCAGTATAGTGGTCTTTTTGGGATTAATAATGCTTGCTGGGATCGTTGTAAATAATGCCATTGTTCTGGTAGATTATATTAATCAATTGCGTGAAGAAGGCATGAAAAAAGTCGAAGCAATTGTTGAAGCCGGCAAAGCAAGACTTAGACCAATTTTAATGACAACATCCACCACAGTTTTGGGCCTTTTACCAATGGCACTTGGATTAGGTGATGGGGCAGAAATAAGAACGCCAATGGCTATAACTGTAATCGTAGGATTGTTGACATCCACTTTGCTGACACTGGTTGTAATCCCAACTGTTTATAGTATTGTAGCTCGGGAAAAGGTTCAAGCGTAAAAATGTAGTAAGTAAAAAACGTGTCAAACATCAAGTATTCTGAAACAAGGAATTAAACATGGTACGAAAAAAATTAGAAGGTAAAGTAAGTCTTTTACCAAAGCTATCTTTAACAAGGCCAATTACAGTTTTAATGTCCTTAACAGCGCTAATGGTTGTTGGCTATATTGCTTATAGTTCCATTTCCGTTGCCTTGATGCCAACCGGTTTTACACCTCCTTTCCTCGGAGTCTGGACACCTTACCCAAATGCCAATCCTGAAGAAGTTGAGCAGTTAATTGCCCGTCCTTTAGAAGAGGTGGTTCGTACAATAAAAGGTGTTAAAACTGTAAATACATATAGTCATTCAAATGGTTGTTGGACTTTCTTGCGATTCAACCAAAGCGCAGATATGGATCTTGCTTATAGTCAGCTAAGAGATCGGGTGGATCGTGTAAGGCCCGACCTTCCGGATGATATCGAACGGCTATATATTCGCAAATGGAATAACGATGATGACCCTATTATGTGGATTGCTCTTATTCCGGATGAACCCATTGAAGATCCTTATTATTTTACAGAAATGCTTATCAAAAAACCTTTAGAGCGGGTTGATGGTGTTGCTAATGTGGAAATATGGGGTGCCGATGAAAAATCAATCCAGATTTATATAAAACAAGATGCTGTAAAAAGTTTTAAGATAAACCTATATGAAGTTATAAACACACTTCGCAGCGATAATTTTGCTATTTCTTCGGGAGATGTGCGCGATGGCGGGCACAAGATTTTTGTCCGTTCTGTTGGGAAATTTCGCAGCCTGGAAGAGATAAAAAATATCCCCATTAAAGGAGCAAATGTTCACCTTAAAGACATAGCGGATGTTGTTTATGATGTTCCTGAAAAAAGCTGGGTACAGCAAATTGATGGCAAGTCTGCAATTCAGATTGGAGTATTTAAAGAATCAATGGCCAATACTGTAGATTTGTGTACTGCCGTTGAAGATATGTTTCATAAAGAGTTTAAAAAAGATCCAAGATTAGCAGGGTTTAAAACAGAAATTTTGTTTAACCAGGGCCAGTTTATTCTTGAATCGATTGACAATTTAAAAAATGCCGGTATTTGGGGCGGTATGTTTGCTTTCCTCGTACTTTACTTCTTTTTACGTCGCTTTAGAATGACTTTGATTCTGAATCTGGCAATTCCGCTTTCCCTGCTTTTTAGTCTTACTGTTCTATATTTTATGGGCTGGACTTTAAACCTGATAACCATGATGGGCTTAATGATATCTGTTGGAATGGTGGTGGATAACTCAATTGTTGTTCTGGAAAATATTTACCGTAAACGCAGTGAGGGAAAAAGCACATTAAAAGCTGCAGCAGAAGGCACAAGCGAAGTTTCCCTGGCCGTTACAATGGCAACATTTACAACAATTGTTGTGTTTCTTCCTATGATTTTAATGAGTGGTGATGCAGGTTTTAAATTTTATATGCTGCGTATCGGCGTTCCTGTAATGATTTCGTTGGTGGCATCTTTAATTGTTGCCATGATTTTTATCCCTTTGGCAGCAACTCGAGTCGTTTCGAAAAGAGAAGTAAAAGAGCCGCCCGTTATCACAAAAATAAATGCCTATTACAACAAAACCCTTAGCTGGAGTATTGCCCATCGTCTGGAAACATTTATTGTATTGATGCTTTTCATTTTTTCTTTGAGCTACGCCATGAACAATGTTGCTCAAACAGATGATATGGATGGCAACATAAATGATTTTCGCCTCTTTTTAGATTTACCGGACAACTATAGCCTTGATGATGCCAAAAGAGTAGTGACCATGGTTGAAGATACAATCCGCGCAAAATCAGATCGCTATAATATCAGAACAATTGATTCGCGTTTCCGACATAACAGGGGAAGACTAAACGTGTTTTTAATGCCGGAACCATCTTTGAGCTGGTATGATGTAATCTATAATTCCGCTGAAGAATTATTTGGTATGGCGGATACAACCATTATGTCTCGTACAGAAGTTGTAGAGGATGTTAAAAAAAGAATTCCGGAATTACCTGGAGTAAAAGTACGCACATCTTGGCGTAGAAGCGGTGGAAACGATGAAGCATCCATTACACTGAATCTTTTTGGTGATGATACTAAAAGGCTTGCTTCTTTATCTGAGGAGGTTGAACGCCGTTTAAAGTCAATTCCGGAAATAATAAGTATTGAGACAGATAGGGAACAAGGCGAAGATGAAATACAATTGGTTATAAAGAGGGAACAGGCTCAGAAATATGGTGTAAGTCCACGTACAATTTCTGGTACGGTTATGTATACTTTGCGTGGGATTCAATTGCCTAAGTTCCAGACGGATGACCGCGAAATTGATATGCTGATCCAGTTGCAGGAAGAAGACAGGCAAAACCTGGAACAATTAAGAAATATAACTTTCTTCTCAACCAATGGCCGGGAGATACCATTGGAAGCAGTTGCATCTATTAAAGTGAAAAAAGGTTTTGGTGAAATTCAACGAGAAAATGGTAAAACTTTTCTTGCTATCAAAGCTAACTCCACGGCAGAAAATATTGGAATGATCCATGGGAAAATTGATAAAGCAATGGTTGGATTCTCAATGCCATATGGCTACTCTTGGTCAAAAGGGCAAAGGTTTAATCGCATAAATGAACGTAATGACAGCCAGATGTTTGGTATAATTTTATCAATTACTTTTGTTTTTCTTTTAATGGGCATTCTATTTGAATCCTTTGTTCTACCGCTTTCAGTATTAATGGCAATCCCATTTTCATTTGTTGGGGCTTATTGGATGTTGTTAATAACCGGAACGCCATTTGATACTATGAGTGGGATAGGTCTGATTATTTTGATTGGAGTAGTTGTTAATAATGCTATTGTATTAATTGATCTTGTTAACAGATTACGGCTGGAAGGATATTCTCGAAGAGATGCTTTAGTAGAAGCGGGAAGAAAACGATTCCGCCCGATTTTGATGACAGCATTTACAACAATAGGTGGATTGATTCCTATGGCTTTGGGTAATGCCAAAATGATTGGGATTTCTTATAAACCTTTAGGGCTGACTATTGTTGGTGGAATGATGTTCTCAACATTGGTTTCGCTGATTGCCGTTCCTTGGGCTTATATGTTATTTGATGATATGCGCAATTATTTTAAACGTATGGTTGGCGGGATTTTAATTCGCAAAAATAAACAAGTTGATGAAGAAACTGTGCCAACTGTATAAAAGAAAATATCAAAAAAAAATCAGGTTCTTGTAAGGAACCTGATTTAATAAGCGAAAAGTAATACTAAAAAAACTTGTTTTTCACCTGGGAAAAAAGATATAAAGCTTGGTTTTTAAGTTTAAACATCTTTATTTGTTTATCCGGAATTGTAAGTTGAGCTGCTTGTTCCGGAACTTTCATTAGGGCCAGTTTAACTGCAACCTGGTGTTTACAATATCCCTTAGATTTATAAGGGCAACTGCAAAAAGCCTCATATTCGTTATCTTTAATCTCCAAAAAAACCTTGTAGCTTTTATTACCTGTAACAATTGCTTCAACAAATCTATTGTTCGTTATTTTAAAATCATTAACATGACCTGCACGAAAATATATTTTTCCTCTTTCGAGATTAGAACTGGTCGTTTGTGTTTCAATCTTATCTAATGTTAGTGTAGTCATTTAAATCCACAGATAGTAATTAATATTAACATCGGGACATGTAAATTTCATTTAATCAAACACAATTAATTTGAAGAAAACTGGTCACTATAGTGATTTTTTAACCCAATTCTCAAGCCCATCTTCTAAAATCAATTCCTGTGCGATAGGACCTAATGCGTTAAAGGAATATTGTTTACCGGCATAAGCGATTTCACTTTGTTTCATGGAAACAGATATTTCATTCTCCAGCGCCTTAGTTAAAAAAGAATTCCCATATTTTGAATAAAGGTCTTTTATAAGCTCGGGGCATTCTACCAAAATAAAACCATTATTTATGGCATTTCGTTTATATGTTTCGCTAAAAGAGCCGGCGATAACCATTTGAATCCCAAAATGTTTTAATGCTGTTGCAGCCTGTTCACGTGAGCTTCCGGTACCAAAATTAAAACCGGAGAGAATTAGGTCTCCTTTTTTTGCAATCTTCTGAAAATCAGGATCATAATTTTCCATGGCAACTTCAGCCATCATCTCAGGAGTTAAATCTTCGCGATAGGTATATTTGCCTGGATA
The genomic region above belongs to Calditrichota bacterium and contains:
- a CDS encoding efflux RND transporter permease subunit, encoding MVNTTKENIEKIRSSFYSFTTTRPVAILMVVIGIAVFGIISYQQLPLNLMPEMTYPSLSVRTEYPGTAPEEIETSISRPIEQALGVVDNLVSISSISKAEQSDVILDFTWDTDMDKATADLREKLDQVFLPEDSKRPLILRFDPSLDPIIRVGLYGDASLTYLRYIAEEELKRALESVDGVAAVKVKGGLEEEIRVELDEIKLTQIGMDIQSVRDRLSQENVNLAGGNLKEGQTEYLVRTLNEFRTIKEIEDLVVGHFNGVNIKIKDVGNVYRTSKEREIITRIKGTESVEIEIYKEADANIVNVANRVKDRLYGTFEQEAFVAEMKAREKREKEQKEKQEAEKKEGKEEDKKSAEKKKEKRGRQGGNRGNAFMKAQMTNFLSYTLPEGIYIETLSDQSVFIENSVDEVQNTAVMGGLLAIVVLFIFLRRLAPTVIIAIAIPISIVATFAPMKIFDVTLNIMSLGGLALGIGMLVDNSIVVLEAIARRREEGDDLISGTLNGVKEVGGAVIASTLTTIAVFFPIVFVEGVAGQVFGDMALTVVFSLLASLAVALFLIPMLSSRQTSTFVRDAETERIPKNYILDIKSRDEVNKLFSEDNNETFFSKANVWLYQIGFAIFTWIVKSLKMVLALIIALIKMVVVFARMVFTPIGFFGRYIRKDYRYTAKVVSFAKTNNWKILKLSNDIWENYAVVKSAETVVGDLTRFGKKFKQRSIFRNIISVLFSPLTLFFLIIKYVLTVLFEVVFRLIHAFFMLISLFATFIYMIFRLLFTPLTKLLVNIFNFIYDRVEKVYPVLLEKSLANSYTIVGAVAVLFFVTVYLIAPQLGSELIPEVHQGEFYVEMTLPIGTPVEKTDERVAVIQSDIEKIEGVLKVASVAGTDKSAASDSEEGEHTAKLTVTVTPGSNLEETEEEVISGIRRVISNYSGVIANIARPTLFSFKTPIEVHVKGFNLTKLQKYSSDLETKISNINGIVDAKANIQRGNPEVQIYYNREKIAHQGLNVLQVASIVRNKVRGDIATEFKEEDRKIDILVRLREKDKESIDNLRRLNINPGLDKPVPLYAVADIRINEGPSEIRRVGQQRTAVISANILPGFDLKNINDLIFNELIGLNLPNDFTFELAGQNKEMETSLNSLLMALALAIFLVYIVMASQFESLVHPFVIIFTIPLALIGVIIFLYLLNIPLSIVVFLGLIMLAGIVVNNAIVLVDYINQLREEGMKKVEAIVEAGKARLRPILMTTSTTVLGLLPMALGLGDGAEIRTPMAITVIVGLLTSTLLTLVVIPTVYSIVAREKVQA
- a CDS encoding efflux RND transporter permease subunit; translated protein: MVRKKLEGKVSLLPKLSLTRPITVLMSLTALMVVGYIAYSSISVALMPTGFTPPFLGVWTPYPNANPEEVEQLIARPLEEVVRTIKGVKTVNTYSHSNGCWTFLRFNQSADMDLAYSQLRDRVDRVRPDLPDDIERLYIRKWNNDDDPIMWIALIPDEPIEDPYYFTEMLIKKPLERVDGVANVEIWGADEKSIQIYIKQDAVKSFKINLYEVINTLRSDNFAISSGDVRDGGHKIFVRSVGKFRSLEEIKNIPIKGANVHLKDIADVVYDVPEKSWVQQIDGKSAIQIGVFKESMANTVDLCTAVEDMFHKEFKKDPRLAGFKTEILFNQGQFILESIDNLKNAGIWGGMFAFLVLYFFLRRFRMTLILNLAIPLSLLFSLTVLYFMGWTLNLITMMGLMISVGMVVDNSIVVLENIYRKRSEGKSTLKAAAEGTSEVSLAVTMATFTTIVVFLPMILMSGDAGFKFYMLRIGVPVMISLVASLIVAMIFIPLAATRVVSKREVKEPPVITKINAYYNKTLSWSIAHRLETFIVLMLFIFSLSYAMNNVAQTDDMDGNINDFRLFLDLPDNYSLDDAKRVVTMVEDTIRAKSDRYNIRTIDSRFRHNRGRLNVFLMPEPSLSWYDVIYNSAEELFGMADTTIMSRTEVVEDVKKRIPELPGVKVRTSWRRSGGNDEASITLNLFGDDTKRLASLSEEVERRLKSIPEIISIETDREQGEDEIQLVIKREQAQKYGVSPRTISGTVMYTLRGIQLPKFQTDDREIDMLIQLQEEDRQNLEQLRNITFFSTNGREIPLEAVASIKVKKGFGEIQRENGKTFLAIKANSTAENIGMIHGKIDKAMVGFSMPYGYSWSKGQRFNRINERNDSQMFGIILSITFVFLLMGILFESFVLPLSVLMAIPFSFVGAYWMLLITGTPFDTMSGIGLIILIGVVVNNAIVLIDLVNRLRLEGYSRRDALVEAGRKRFRPILMTAFTTIGGLIPMALGNAKMIGISYKPLGLTIVGGMMFSTLVSLIAVPWAYMLFDDMRNYFKRMVGGILIRKNKQVDEETVPTV